One Thioalkalivibrio sp. ALJ12 genomic window carries:
- a CDS encoding bifunctional 2-polyprenyl-6-hydroxyphenol methylase/3-demethylubiquinol 3-O-methyltransferase UbiG, with protein MSDPASPHTADHDRLLDTNRRFYNDLWKDSQLVSPDQFNTWPLVCRLNRDGCERLEVGPGMRPRLPIAGTHFADISEPALRTLRAEGGHTESAVISDLPYEDGRFDLISALDIIEHVEDDEQAMRELTRVAAPGARILLSTPLHPEYWTRFDEIVGHYRRYTPNSLFALLERHGLTIDQSGVFGMKPRSSLLTRLGMWFLQHHRDTAMHYYNRYFMPLALKRQKTLQLYPGMIPTEDVGEVFLVCRRVT; from the coding sequence TGCCTCCCCGCATACCGCCGATCACGATCGGCTGCTCGACACCAATCGCCGTTTCTACAATGACTTGTGGAAAGACTCGCAACTGGTGTCGCCCGACCAGTTCAATACCTGGCCGCTGGTCTGCCGACTCAATCGCGACGGCTGCGAGCGCCTTGAGGTCGGGCCCGGCATGCGGCCGCGGCTGCCCATCGCCGGTACCCACTTCGCCGACATCAGCGAGCCCGCCCTGCGCACGCTGCGCGCCGAAGGCGGTCACACGGAATCTGCGGTCATCAGCGACCTGCCCTACGAAGACGGCCGCTTCGACCTGATCTCTGCGCTCGACATCATCGAGCACGTCGAGGATGACGAGCAGGCCATGCGCGAACTGACGCGTGTCGCCGCCCCGGGGGCGCGCATCCTGCTCTCGACGCCCCTCCATCCGGAGTACTGGACCCGCTTCGACGAAATCGTGGGTCACTACCGCCGCTACACGCCCAACAGCCTGTTCGCGTTGCTGGAACGCCATGGTCTTACCATCGATCAGAGCGGCGTCTTCGGCATGAAGCCCCGCTCGTCACTCCTCACCCGTCTGGGCATGTGGTTCCTGCAGCATCACCGCGATACGGCCATGCATTACTACAACCGCTACTTCATGCCGCTGGCCCTGAAGCGTCAGAAGACGCTCCAGCTCTATCCGGGCATGATCCCCACAGAAGACGTCGGCGAGGTCTTTCTCGTCTGCCGCCGAGTGACCTAA